The Amycolatopsis coloradensis sequence ACCAGCGAACCGACCACCTGATCGCCTGGGAATCCCGGACCGGACCGAGTCACTCCGGCTCCCTTACCCTGCACCGGATCGACGACACCCACACCCGGATCACCATCGACATGAACATCACCCCGGCGGGACTCGTCGAGAACGCCGCCGACAAACTCGGCTTCCTCGACCGCCACGTCCACATCGCCCTGGACCGCTTCAAACACTTCATCGAGAACATCCAG is a genomic window containing:
- a CDS encoding SRPBCC family protein, whose protein sequence is MSTITKSIEVDADVSTVYNHWTRFADLPRYVVGLERVQQHDDTHTRWTIGIGGLKRTFDAAITDQRTDHLIAWESRTGPSHSGSLTLHRIDDTHTRITIDMNITPAGLVENAADKLGFLDRHVHIALDRFKHFIENIQTGN